In Saccharomyces cerevisiae S288C chromosome VIII, complete sequence, a genomic segment contains:
- the NEL1 gene encoding GTPase-activating protein NEL1 (Activator of Sar1p GTPase activity; paralog of Sec23 but does not associate with the COPII components; not an essential gene), producing the protein MCSPTNFLYEPFSSDAVTQNYDQNLKCTKCGAYYSMACSLREQNVWTCLFCNQSNSNAELPLVPSNTYTLTSAKKEILSRRTIMIIDAICDPHELNYLVSILCNNYITRQQEPLSIITIQQSGHVILHNAVNHRRDAVFSINEFMTKYNLDKLNASYFEKKISEINQESYWFDKSTQGSLRKLLREICKIANKVNISSKRDKRCTGLALFVSSVLASQCSLSAYCHIVSFLNGPCTKGGGKVMSRERGESMRQNHHFESKSSQLQLSKSPTKFYKKMLEKFANQSLIYEFFIASLDQIGILEMSPLITSSMAVSQFDSFNDERFAMSFQKYLNLRDHNAIYNCHSKIMTAKNAIVVKDFPKYSLNPKNLSLPLEISLGHNSAEAPIQFQTTFENQTEKYIRIETLLLPKANRSFGAQNEIVFSMKKIASRIIDSFAYSSKHTKELMKQLFLLPNQIRGKDVDMVNLIQWCYHIYRSPILSVRNTSPDERYLFLHRIINASKDTCLSLCKPFIWSYSDLKHDWIVLDVPLTRAQILQDDKTTICVDGGSYLVLRRGKLLEKEGRELCCKLLNDLQRFPQPLYVETKTGGSQDRFLKSKIIPLDITDKETLGTEDMTFNEYFNLFTDLSGSK; encoded by the coding sequence ATGTGTTCTCCAACTAATTTCTTATATGAGCCCTTTTCCAGCGATGCTGTGACGCAGAACTATGACCAAAATCTAAAATGCACCAAATGTGGCGCCTATTATTCGATGGCTTGTTCCCTACGAGAACAGAATGTTTGGACTTGTCTATTCTGCAACCAATCAAACTCAAATGCTGAATTGCCACTGGTACCTTCCAACACCTATACATTGACTTCtgcaaagaaagaaatactTTCAAGACGGACCATTATGATTATAGACGCTATTTGCGATCCTCATGAGCTAAATTATTTAGTTTCCATTCTATGTAATAATTACATCACAAGACAACAAGAGCCACTATCAATAATTACTATTCAGCAATCAGGTCATGTGATTTTACACAATGCTGTGAATCACAGACGTGATGCtgtattttcaataaatgaATTTATGACCAAATATAATCTTGATAAATTAAATGCCAGTTACttcgagaaaaaaatttcagaaatCAATCAAGAATCATACTGGTTTGATAAATCTACTCAGGGTTCTTTAAGAAAATTGCTACGGGAAATATGCAAGATTGCAAACAAAGTGAATATCAGTTCTAAAAGGGACAAGCGTTGCACCGGATTAGCGCTGTTCGTTTCATCCGTACTGGCGTCTCAGTGCAGTTTGTCAGCCTACTGTCATATAGTTTCATTCCTGAATGGTCCATGTACTAAGGGTGGCGGCAAAGTTATGTCAAGAGAACGTGGTGAAAGCATGAGACAAAACCACCATTTTGAATCCAAAAGTTCACAATTGCAACTATCAAAAAGTCCGACaaaattttacaagaaaatgcttgaaaaatttgcaaaCCAATCGTTAATCTATGAATTCTTTATAGCTTCATTGGATCAAATCGGTATACTCGAAATGAGTCCATTAATAACTTCGTCAATGGCAGTTTCTCAGTTTGATTCATTCAATGATGAGAGATTCGCAAtgtcttttcaaaagtacCTGAACTTGCGTGACCATAATGCCATTTACAATTGTCATTCAAAGATAATGACCGCAAAGAACGCTATTGTCGTTAAGGACTTCCCAAAATATAGCTTAAACCCTAAAAACCTTTCTCTACCATTAGAAATCTCACTAGGTCACAATTCAGCTGAAGCTCCTATACAGTTTCAAAccacttttgaaaatcaaacGGAAAAATACATAAGAATTGAAACCCTCTTATTGCCAAAAGCCAATAGATCATTTGGGGcacaaaatgaaattgtgttttcaatgaaaaagatagCCTCACGAATTATCGATAGCTTTGCTTACTCATCCAAGCACACTAAAGAATTGATGAAGCAATTGTTTCTATTACCAAATCAAATCCGGGGAAAAGACGTAGATATGGTCAATCTGATACAGTGGTGTTATCATATATATAGGTCTCCAATTCTATCGGTTCGGAATACTTCACCTGATGAAAGgtacctttttcttcaccgAATAATAAACGCTTCTAAAGACACATGCCTTTCATTATGCAAACCCTTCATCTGGAGTTACAGTGATTTGAAACACGACTGGATCGTGTTGGATGTCCCATTAACAAGAGCCCAGATACTTCAAGATGATAAAACCACCATTTGTGTAGATGGTGGCTCGTACTTAGTTTTAAGAAGGGGAaaacttttggaaaaagaaggtCGCGAGCTCTGTTGCAAGCTTTTAAATGACTTGCAAAGGTTTCCGCAGCCATTATATGTTGAAACTAAAACCGGTGGCAGTCAGGACCGTTTCttgaaaagcaaaattATTCCCTTGGACATCACTGACAAGGAAACTCTTGGTACAGAGGATATGAcattcaatgaatatttcaACTTGTTCACCGATCTAAGTGGAAGCAAATAA